One part of the Amaranthus tricolor cultivar Red isolate AtriRed21 chromosome 16, ASM2621246v1, whole genome shotgun sequence genome encodes these proteins:
- the LOC130802782 gene encoding 8-amino-7-oxononanoate synthase isoform X1, whose translation MSNIYWDEWVDLALLKLDSSKLLRSLRPINVSNSCSNFHEYKVFDRLHQWDRTSIEVTISESTFHNWLNDIPSCGTTDDPKNEVTIEGGNSCSDRDRKLLLFSGNDYLGLSSHPTIRMAAVKAAQEHGMGPRGSALICGYTDYHGQLEACLAGLKNKEDCLLCPTGFAANMAFMVAVGSIASLLASGRIPHKSEKVVVFSDALNHASIIDGLRLGERLHCIETFVYRHCDMSHLDALLSDCTMTRKLVVTDSLFSMDGDFAPMAELVKLRKKHGFLLVIDDAHGTFTCGQGGGGVAQEFDCESDVDICIGTLSKAAGCTGGFIACSKRWKQLIMSRGRSFIYSTAMPIPMAAAAHAAAAFVAEQEAWRRKALQERVQDFRDLTGIPIASHIVSIIVGSEEKSLLASRHMLESGFHVTAIRPPTVPPNSCRLRITLSAAHTRKDVKKLVDALSPFISYQDVNETSQLQAKL comes from the exons ATGAGCAACATTTATTGGGATGAATGGGTTGATTTGGCACTCCTAAAGTTAGATTCCTCGAAATTACTTCGTTCTCTTAGACCCATCAATGTTTCCAACAGTTGCTCCAATTTTCATGAATACAAAGTGTTCGACAGATTGCATCAATGGGATAGAACCTCTATTGAAGTTACTATTTCTGAATCTACTTTTCACAATTGGCTTAATGACATTCCTTCTTGTG GAACTACTGATGATCCTAAGAATGAAGTCACTATTGAAGGAGGAAATTCATGCTCCGACCGGGACAGAAAGCTATTGTTGTTCTCAGGGAATGATTATTTGGGCTTAAGTTCACATCCCACAATTAGAATGGCTGCTGTTAAG GCAGCACAAGAACATGGAATGGGTCCAAGAGGTTCTGCCTTGATATGTGGATATACTGATTATCATGGACAATTGGAAGCTTGTTTAGCAGGGTTGAAGAATAAAGAG GATTGTCTTCTTTGTCCTACGGGTTTTGCTGCGAATATGGCCTTCATGGTAGCAGTAGGAAGCATTGCCTCTCTCCTTGCATCTGGCAGAATACCTCATAAATCTGAAAAAGTTGTTGTTTTCTCAGATGCTCTTAATCATGCATCAATTATTGATGGTCTCCGCCTTGGTGAACGTCTACATTGTATAGAAACCTTTGTCTACCGACATTGTGATATGTCCCATCTTGATGCACTTTT ATCAGATTGCACAATGACTAGAAAGTTGGTTGTGACTGATAG CTTATTTAGTATGGACGGGGACTTCGCACCAATGGCTGAGCTAGTGAAACTACGTAAGAAGCATGGTTTTTTGTTGGTTATTGATGAT GCTCATGGAACATTTACTTGTGGTCAAGGCGGTGGGGGAGTGGCTCAGGAGTTTGACTGTGAAAGTGATGTTGATATATGTATTGGCACTTTGAGTAAAGCAGCAGGGTGCACTGGCGGTTTCATAGCATGCAG caaaagatggaaacaacttATTATGTCCAGGGGCCGTTCCTTTATATATTCCACTGCTATGCCTATACCAATGGCTGCTGCTGCCCATG CAGCTGCTGCTTTTGTTGCGGAACAAGAAGCCTGGCGTAGAAAAGCTCTCCAGGAACGAGTACAAGACTTTCGAGACCTCACTGGAATCCCGATTGCAAGTCACATCGTCTCCATTATAGTGGGGAGTGAAGAGAAGTCATTGCTAGCTAGTCG GCACATGCTGGAATCTGGATTTCATGTTACTGCAATTAGACCACCGACCGTCCCTCCTAATTCTTGCAG ACTGAGGATTACATTGAGTGCTGCACATACAAGGAAAGATGTGAAGAAGCTTGTTGATGCATTGTCTCCCTTCATAAGCTACCAAGATGTCAACGAGACATCACAGTTACAAGCAAAGTTGTAG
- the LOC130802782 gene encoding 8-amino-7-oxononanoate synthase isoform X2, with protein sequence MSNIYWDEWVDLALLKLDSSKLLRSLRPINVSNSCSNFHEYKVFDRLHQWDRTSIEVTISESTFHNWLNDIPSCGTTDDPKNEVTIEGGNSCSDRDRKLLLFSGNDYLGLSSHPTIRMAAVKAAQEHGMGPRGSALICGYTDYHGQLEACLAGLKNKEDCLLCPTGFAANMAFMVAVGSIASLLASGRIPHKSEKVVVFSDALNHASIIDGLRLGERLHCIETFVYRHCDMSHLDALLSDCTMTRKLVVTDSLFSMDGDFAPMAELVKLRKKHGFLLVIDDAHGTFTCGQGGGGVAQEFDCESDVDICIGTLSKAAGCTGGFIACSKRWKQLIMSRGRSFIYSTAMPIPMAAAAHAAAFVAEQEAWRRKALQERVQDFRDLTGIPIASHIVSIIVGSEEKSLLASRHMLESGFHVTAIRPPTVPPNSCRLRITLSAAHTRKDVKKLVDALSPFISYQDVNETSQLQAKL encoded by the exons ATGAGCAACATTTATTGGGATGAATGGGTTGATTTGGCACTCCTAAAGTTAGATTCCTCGAAATTACTTCGTTCTCTTAGACCCATCAATGTTTCCAACAGTTGCTCCAATTTTCATGAATACAAAGTGTTCGACAGATTGCATCAATGGGATAGAACCTCTATTGAAGTTACTATTTCTGAATCTACTTTTCACAATTGGCTTAATGACATTCCTTCTTGTG GAACTACTGATGATCCTAAGAATGAAGTCACTATTGAAGGAGGAAATTCATGCTCCGACCGGGACAGAAAGCTATTGTTGTTCTCAGGGAATGATTATTTGGGCTTAAGTTCACATCCCACAATTAGAATGGCTGCTGTTAAG GCAGCACAAGAACATGGAATGGGTCCAAGAGGTTCTGCCTTGATATGTGGATATACTGATTATCATGGACAATTGGAAGCTTGTTTAGCAGGGTTGAAGAATAAAGAG GATTGTCTTCTTTGTCCTACGGGTTTTGCTGCGAATATGGCCTTCATGGTAGCAGTAGGAAGCATTGCCTCTCTCCTTGCATCTGGCAGAATACCTCATAAATCTGAAAAAGTTGTTGTTTTCTCAGATGCTCTTAATCATGCATCAATTATTGATGGTCTCCGCCTTGGTGAACGTCTACATTGTATAGAAACCTTTGTCTACCGACATTGTGATATGTCCCATCTTGATGCACTTTT ATCAGATTGCACAATGACTAGAAAGTTGGTTGTGACTGATAG CTTATTTAGTATGGACGGGGACTTCGCACCAATGGCTGAGCTAGTGAAACTACGTAAGAAGCATGGTTTTTTGTTGGTTATTGATGAT GCTCATGGAACATTTACTTGTGGTCAAGGCGGTGGGGGAGTGGCTCAGGAGTTTGACTGTGAAAGTGATGTTGATATATGTATTGGCACTTTGAGTAAAGCAGCAGGGTGCACTGGCGGTTTCATAGCATGCAG caaaagatggaaacaacttATTATGTCCAGGGGCCGTTCCTTTATATATTCCACTGCTATGCCTATACCAATGGCTGCTGCTGCCCATG CTGCTGCTTTTGTTGCGGAACAAGAAGCCTGGCGTAGAAAAGCTCTCCAGGAACGAGTACAAGACTTTCGAGACCTCACTGGAATCCCGATTGCAAGTCACATCGTCTCCATTATAGTGGGGAGTGAAGAGAAGTCATTGCTAGCTAGTCG GCACATGCTGGAATCTGGATTTCATGTTACTGCAATTAGACCACCGACCGTCCCTCCTAATTCTTGCAG ACTGAGGATTACATTGAGTGCTGCACATACAAGGAAAGATGTGAAGAAGCTTGTTGATGCATTGTCTCCCTTCATAAGCTACCAAGATGTCAACGAGACATCACAGTTACAAGCAAAGTTGTAG
- the LOC130802782 gene encoding 8-amino-7-oxononanoate synthase isoform X4, translating into MSNIYWDEWVDLALLKLDSSKLLRSLRPINVSNSCSNFHEYKVFDRLHQWDRTSIEVTISESTFHNWLNDIPSCGTTDDPKNEVTIEGGNSCSDRDRKLLLFSGNDYLGLSSHPTIRMAAVKAAQEHGMGPRGSALICGYTDYHGQLEACLAGLKNKEDCLLCPTGFAANMAFMVAVGSIASLLASGRIPHKSEKVVVFSDALNHASIIDGLRLGERLHCIETFVYRHCDMSHLDALLSDCTMTRKLVVTDSLFSMDGDFAPMAELVKLRKKHGFLLVIDDAHGTFTCGQGGGGVAQEFDCESDVDICIGTLSKAAGCTGGFIACSKRWKQLIMSRGRSFIYSTAMPIPMAAAAHAAAFVAEQEAWRRKALQERVQDFRDLTGIPIASHIVSIIVGSEEKSLLASRHMLESGFHVTAIRPPTVPPNSCRDFSVWGKIDRAFLYLSL; encoded by the exons ATGAGCAACATTTATTGGGATGAATGGGTTGATTTGGCACTCCTAAAGTTAGATTCCTCGAAATTACTTCGTTCTCTTAGACCCATCAATGTTTCCAACAGTTGCTCCAATTTTCATGAATACAAAGTGTTCGACAGATTGCATCAATGGGATAGAACCTCTATTGAAGTTACTATTTCTGAATCTACTTTTCACAATTGGCTTAATGACATTCCTTCTTGTG GAACTACTGATGATCCTAAGAATGAAGTCACTATTGAAGGAGGAAATTCATGCTCCGACCGGGACAGAAAGCTATTGTTGTTCTCAGGGAATGATTATTTGGGCTTAAGTTCACATCCCACAATTAGAATGGCTGCTGTTAAG GCAGCACAAGAACATGGAATGGGTCCAAGAGGTTCTGCCTTGATATGTGGATATACTGATTATCATGGACAATTGGAAGCTTGTTTAGCAGGGTTGAAGAATAAAGAG GATTGTCTTCTTTGTCCTACGGGTTTTGCTGCGAATATGGCCTTCATGGTAGCAGTAGGAAGCATTGCCTCTCTCCTTGCATCTGGCAGAATACCTCATAAATCTGAAAAAGTTGTTGTTTTCTCAGATGCTCTTAATCATGCATCAATTATTGATGGTCTCCGCCTTGGTGAACGTCTACATTGTATAGAAACCTTTGTCTACCGACATTGTGATATGTCCCATCTTGATGCACTTTT ATCAGATTGCACAATGACTAGAAAGTTGGTTGTGACTGATAG CTTATTTAGTATGGACGGGGACTTCGCACCAATGGCTGAGCTAGTGAAACTACGTAAGAAGCATGGTTTTTTGTTGGTTATTGATGAT GCTCATGGAACATTTACTTGTGGTCAAGGCGGTGGGGGAGTGGCTCAGGAGTTTGACTGTGAAAGTGATGTTGATATATGTATTGGCACTTTGAGTAAAGCAGCAGGGTGCACTGGCGGTTTCATAGCATGCAG caaaagatggaaacaacttATTATGTCCAGGGGCCGTTCCTTTATATATTCCACTGCTATGCCTATACCAATGGCTGCTGCTGCCCATG CTGCTGCTTTTGTTGCGGAACAAGAAGCCTGGCGTAGAAAAGCTCTCCAGGAACGAGTACAAGACTTTCGAGACCTCACTGGAATCCCGATTGCAAGTCACATCGTCTCCATTATAGTGGGGAGTGAAGAGAAGTCATTGCTAGCTAGTCG GCACATGCTGGAATCTGGATTTCATGTTACTGCAATTAGACCACCGACCGTCCCTCCTAATTCTTGCAG
- the LOC130802782 gene encoding 8-amino-7-oxononanoate synthase isoform X3, which yields MSNIYWDEWVDLALLKLDSSKLLRSLRPINVSNSCSNFHEYKVFDRLHQWDRTSIEVTISESTFHNWLNDIPSCGTTDDPKNEVTIEGGNSCSDRDRKLLLFSGNDYLGLSSHPTIRMAAVKAAQEHGMGPRGSALICGYTDYHGQLEACLAGLKNKEDCLLCPTGFAANMAFMVAVGSIASLLASGRIPHKSEKVVVFSDALNHASIIDGLRLGERLHCIETFVYRHCDMSHLDALLSDCTMTRKLVVTDSLFSMDGDFAPMAELVKLRKKHGFLLVIDDAHGTFTCGQGGGGVAQEFDCESDVDICIGTLSKAAGCTGGFIACSKRWKQLIMSRGRSFIYSTAMPIPMAAAAHAAAAFVAEQEAWRRKALQERVQDFRDLTGIPIASHIVSIIVGSEEKSLLASRHMLESGFHVTAIRPPTVPPNSCRDFSVWGKIDRAFLYLSL from the exons ATGAGCAACATTTATTGGGATGAATGGGTTGATTTGGCACTCCTAAAGTTAGATTCCTCGAAATTACTTCGTTCTCTTAGACCCATCAATGTTTCCAACAGTTGCTCCAATTTTCATGAATACAAAGTGTTCGACAGATTGCATCAATGGGATAGAACCTCTATTGAAGTTACTATTTCTGAATCTACTTTTCACAATTGGCTTAATGACATTCCTTCTTGTG GAACTACTGATGATCCTAAGAATGAAGTCACTATTGAAGGAGGAAATTCATGCTCCGACCGGGACAGAAAGCTATTGTTGTTCTCAGGGAATGATTATTTGGGCTTAAGTTCACATCCCACAATTAGAATGGCTGCTGTTAAG GCAGCACAAGAACATGGAATGGGTCCAAGAGGTTCTGCCTTGATATGTGGATATACTGATTATCATGGACAATTGGAAGCTTGTTTAGCAGGGTTGAAGAATAAAGAG GATTGTCTTCTTTGTCCTACGGGTTTTGCTGCGAATATGGCCTTCATGGTAGCAGTAGGAAGCATTGCCTCTCTCCTTGCATCTGGCAGAATACCTCATAAATCTGAAAAAGTTGTTGTTTTCTCAGATGCTCTTAATCATGCATCAATTATTGATGGTCTCCGCCTTGGTGAACGTCTACATTGTATAGAAACCTTTGTCTACCGACATTGTGATATGTCCCATCTTGATGCACTTTT ATCAGATTGCACAATGACTAGAAAGTTGGTTGTGACTGATAG CTTATTTAGTATGGACGGGGACTTCGCACCAATGGCTGAGCTAGTGAAACTACGTAAGAAGCATGGTTTTTTGTTGGTTATTGATGAT GCTCATGGAACATTTACTTGTGGTCAAGGCGGTGGGGGAGTGGCTCAGGAGTTTGACTGTGAAAGTGATGTTGATATATGTATTGGCACTTTGAGTAAAGCAGCAGGGTGCACTGGCGGTTTCATAGCATGCAG caaaagatggaaacaacttATTATGTCCAGGGGCCGTTCCTTTATATATTCCACTGCTATGCCTATACCAATGGCTGCTGCTGCCCATG CAGCTGCTGCTTTTGTTGCGGAACAAGAAGCCTGGCGTAGAAAAGCTCTCCAGGAACGAGTACAAGACTTTCGAGACCTCACTGGAATCCCGATTGCAAGTCACATCGTCTCCATTATAGTGGGGAGTGAAGAGAAGTCATTGCTAGCTAGTCG GCACATGCTGGAATCTGGATTTCATGTTACTGCAATTAGACCACCGACCGTCCCTCCTAATTCTTGCAG
- the LOC130802784 gene encoding uncharacterized protein LOC130802784 — protein MLALKMKLLYAVLCFSLVVQGLGQCSLKNMNIQQTKIVKRAAQPVWNVTITNNCYCSQSNVRIYCMGIQTLKKQAFDPSIVKIVKSQGLVNNGKPIYPYTSIGFTYVSNVPLQFKFLSSQIACS, from the exons ATGTTGGCTCTAAAAATGAAGTTACTCTATGCTGTTCTCTGTTTCAGCCTCGTTGTCCAAG GATTGGGGCAGTGTTCATTGAAGAACATGAACATACAACAAACAAAGATAGTAAAGAGGGCAGCACAGCCAGTTTGGAATGTGACAATCACCAATAATTGTTATTGCTCTCAATCTAATGTTAGAATTTATTGCATGGGAATTCAAACCTTAAAAAAACAAGCATTTGATCCTTCAATTGTGAAGATAGTAAAGAGTCAGGGTTTGGTCAACAATGGAAAGCCTATTTATCCTTATACTTCAATTGGATTTACCTATGTTTCAAATGTGCCTCTTCAGTTTAAGTTTCTTTCTTCTCAAATTGCATGTTCTTAG
- the LOC130802785 gene encoding protein PHOX4-like, which yields MGKPAVAKKKIEAPKQGSTSKNNKVSDRTSKAFDEDTAIFINMSQELKEEGNKLFQKHDYEGAMLKFEKALKLLPSNHIDVANLRTNMGNCYMQMGLGEYPRAINECNLALEVAPKYSKALLRRAKCFEALNRFDLALRDVSIVLNMEPNNQAALEFDEGLKKNMEDKGIKVDEKELALAIEQTLSLGGTPSKKISKEKKMAKEKSLRKKKGSLRVEDVKDKVVEVKKVEDESKNEKVEDKKVETKSIGKNVKAKKMQAKPKRKHIEEDVPKPEDKEVVQEKVRVMEEKVVGRSVKLVFGNDIRYAQLPINCSVLLMRDIVLERFPNLEGALVKYMDQDGDLVTITTTNELRKAEGLSDLHGSFRLYISEVSPDLEPSYDGVEKDEVSKVIKNDELIGDVSNEKGSICIDSWIIQFAHLFKNHVGFESDSYLDLHEVAMKLHSEAIEDTISSEDAQELFDISSDKFQEMGALALFNMGNVHMSKAKKHVHISEHSSYESMRIQIKPAYEWAKKEYTKAGMRYEEALKIKPDFYEAHIALGLQQFELAKLCWYYAQRDTIDVESGAIQEILLLYNKAEDSMEAGMQIWEEMEERRLNGLSKEEKYKAKLQKLGMDGLLRDLSADEATEQASILRSQIYILWGTLLYERSVVEFKLGLPSWEECLEVAVEKFELAGSSHTDITVMIKNHCSNQATPAGLGFKIDEIVQAWHEMYDAKRWQLGVPSFRLEPLFRRRVPRLHHVLEHL from the exons ATGGGAAAGCCTGCAGTTgctaaaaagaaaattgaagcTCCTAAACAAGGGAGTACTTCTAAGAATAATAAAGTTTCTGATAGAACCTCAAAAGCTTTTGATGAAGATACTGCAATCTTTATCAATATGTCACAAGAGCTTAAAGAAGAGGGTAATAAGCTATTTCAAAAACATGACTATGAAGGGGCTATGTTGAAATTTGAAAAGGCTCTCAAATTGCTTCCTAGTAATCATATAGATGTTGCTAATTTGAGAACAAATATGGGTAATTGTTATATGCAAATGGGTTTAGGTGAATACCCAAGAGCAATAAATGAGTGTAATTTGGCATTAGAAGTTGCACCTAAGTATAGCAAAGCTTTATTGAGGAGAGCAAAATGTTTTGAGGCTTTGAATAGATTTGATTTAGCTTTGAGGGATGTGAGTATTGTTTTGAATATGGAACCTAATAATCAAGCTGCTTTGGAGTTTGATGAAGGGTTGAAGAAGAATATGGAAGATAAGGGTATTAAAGTGGATGAAAAGGAGCTTGCTTTGGCTATTGAACAAACCCTTTCTCTAGGTGGTACACCTTCTAAAAAAATCTCGAAAGAGAAGAAGATGGCGAAAGAGAAGTCGTTGAGGAAAAAGAAGGGGAGCTTGAGAGTTGAGGATGTTAAGGATAAGGTGGTCGAGGTGAAGAAGGTAGAGGATGAGTCTAAAAATGAAAAGGTTGAGGATAAGAAGGTGGAGACTAAGTCAATAGGTAAAAATGTTAAGGCGAAGAAAATGCAGGCTAAGCCGAAGCGCAAACATATTGAGGAGGATGTTCCTAAGCCTGAGGATAAGGAGGTTGTTCAAGAGAAGGTTAGGGTTATGGAAGAAAAAGTGGTTGGAAGATCAGTGAAGTTAGTTTTTGGGAATGATATAAGATATGCTCAATTACCCATCAATTGTAGTGTGTTATTGATGAGGGATATTGTCCTTGAAAGGTTTCCAAATTTGGAAGGTGCCCTTGTGAAATACATGGATCAGGATGGTGATTTGGTAACTATTACAACGACGAACGAATTGAGGAAAGCTGAAGGGTTAAGTGATCTACATGGGTCTTTTAGGTTGTACATTTCTGAAGTTAGCCCTGATCTAGAACCTTCTTATGATGGTGTGGAGAAAGATGAAGTTTCCAAGGTTATAAAGAATGATGAACTTATAGGTGATGTAAGCAATGAGAAGGGTTCAATTTGTATTGACAGTTGGATAATCCAATTTGCCCATCTCTTCAAAAACCATGTTGGGTTTGAATCGGATTCATATTTGGACCTGCACGAGGTAGCGATGAAGCTACATTCAGAAGCAATAGAAGACACTATATCGAGCGAGGATGCACAAGAACTCTTTGACATATCTTCTGATAAGTTCCAAGAAATGGGTGCTTTGGCCTTGTTCAATATGGGGAATGTTCATATGTCCAAAGCAAAGAAACATGTTCATATTTCCGAGCACAGTTCTTACGAATCGATGCGTATTCAGATCAAACCGGCGTATGAATGGGCGAAGAAGGAATACACAAAGGCTGGAATGAGATATGAGGAAGCTCTTAAGATAAAACCTGACTTCTATGAAGCTCACATTGCACTTGGATTGCAGCAGTTTGAGCTAGCTAAGCTTTGTTGGTATTATGCACAAAGGGATACCATTGATGTAGAATCTGGTGCAATTCAAGAGATTCTTCTTCTGTATAATAAAGCAGAGGACAGTATGGAGGCAGGGATGCAGATATGGGAGGAAATGGAGGAACGACGATTGAATGGACTTTCTAAGGAGGAAAAGTATAAGGCTAAGTTGCAGAAATTGGGAATGGATGGTCTGCTGAGAGATTTATCTGCAGATGAAGCTACAGAACAGGCGTCGATTCTGAGGTCACAGATATACATCTTATGGGGGACATTGTTGTATGAACGCTCGGTCGTTGAGTTTAAGTTGGGTTTACCATCTTGGGAAGAATGTTTAGAGGTTGCTGTTGAGAAGTTTGAACTTGCTGGTTCCTCACATACTGATATAACTGTTATGATCAAGAACCATTGCTCGAATCAAGCTACACCAGCTG GTCTTGGGTTCAAAATCGACGAAATTGTTCAAGCATGGCATGAGATGTATGATGCTAAACGGTGGCAACTTGGAGTTCCATCTTTCAGATTGGAGCCATTATTTCGCAGACGAGTTCCTAGACTTCATCATGTCTTGGAGCATCTTTGA